From the genome of Thermoanaerobaculia bacterium, one region includes:
- a CDS encoding UbiA-like polyprenyltransferase: MTAPLGRFRESLEMIKFSHTVFALPFALLAYFRAAGPTPPARTCAWIVVAMIGARTAAMAFNRIVDRAIDAENPRTAARALPAGRLPVGFAAGLCLAASLVFLLAAFELNRLAFVLAFPTLAVLLGYSFTKRFTVLSHVVLGVCLGIAPVGAWVAFRGRIEWPPIALGAAVVFWTAGFDVLYALQDEEFDRERGLRSLPARLGTVPALWISGLFHAATLLFLALFARAVAGGPLMSAAIVVAAVALAVQHALVKPGDLSRLNAAFFTANGVLSVAVAVLGIADLWIR; encoded by the coding sequence TTGACCGCGCCCCTCGGGCGATTCCGCGAATCGCTCGAGATGATCAAGTTCTCGCACACCGTGTTCGCGCTTCCGTTCGCGCTGCTCGCCTACTTCCGCGCGGCCGGGCCGACACCGCCGGCGCGGACGTGCGCGTGGATCGTCGTCGCGATGATCGGCGCGCGGACCGCCGCGATGGCTTTCAACCGGATCGTCGACCGCGCGATCGACGCGGAGAACCCGCGGACGGCGGCGCGCGCGCTTCCGGCCGGGCGCCTCCCGGTCGGCTTCGCCGCGGGATTGTGTCTCGCGGCGAGCCTCGTGTTCCTCCTCGCGGCGTTCGAGCTCAACCGCCTGGCCTTCGTCCTCGCGTTCCCGACGCTCGCCGTCCTGCTCGGCTACTCGTTCACGAAGCGCTTCACGGTCCTCTCGCACGTGGTGCTGGGGGTCTGTCTCGGGATCGCCCCGGTCGGAGCGTGGGTCGCCTTCCGCGGGAGGATCGAGTGGCCGCCGATCGCGCTCGGCGCCGCGGTCGTCTTCTGGACCGCGGGCTTCGACGTGCTCTATGCGCTTCAGGACGAGGAGTTCGACCGCGAGCGCGGGCTTCGGTCGCTCCCGGCGCGGCTCGGGACGGTGCCCGCCCTCTGGATATCGGGCCTCTTCCACGCCGCCACGCTCCTCTTCCTGGCGCTGTTCGCGCGGGCGGTCGCCGGAGGGCCGCTCATGAGCGCCGCGATCGTCGTCGCGGCCGTCGCGCTCGCCGTCCAGCACGCCCTCGTGAAGCCCGGGGATCTTTCGCGGTTGAACGCCGCGTTCTTCACGGCCAACGGGGTCCTGTCGGTTGCGGTGGCCGTGCTGGGGATCGCGGACCTGTGGATTCGATAG